The window CCACGCCTATCTCAAGGCCATCGCCGACAACTGCCCGTTCCCCGCAGCCGAGTTGGAGCCCAAGCAGCTCCATGTCACCTACTTTTCCGCCCCGGTCGACGCCGAGCGCTTCGCTGAGATCGATCAGGCCGCCTACCTCCCGGAGGAGTTCCGGCTCGGCGACCGGGCGCTGTACCTGTACGCCCCGAACGGCCTCGGGCGCTCCAAGCTCGGCGAAATCCTGTCGCGGCCCCGGCTCAACAAGGGTTTGATCGCCACCAGCCGTAACTGGAACACCGTCGTCAAACTCGTGGAGATGACCAGTGACTGAGCACGATTCCGCCGTGAAGGCCGCCATCGAGGGCGAGTTGAGGCTGCTCGACCCCGAAGTCCGCCGCTCGCCGGAACTGCTCGGGTCGCTGCTGCACCCCGAGTTCCACGAGTTCGGTTCGTCGGGACGGCGCTGGGACTGGGAGTCGACCGTGTCCCGCCTTCCCGTGGACACCGATCCGGCGGACCGGTACGTCGTCACCTCCGAGATCCGGGGTGTCCGGCTGGCCCCTGACCTCGTCCACCTCACCTTCGACACGGAGTACAACGGCAGGCACGCACACCGCAGTTCGCTGTGGCGGCGGACGGGCGACGGGTGGCAGATGTACTTCCATCAAGGGACGCCGTTCAGCGCTGAGGAAGAGTGACCCTGCGCAGGCCGAAGCCGGGCGACTTGGAGAGGATCTCGCGGGGCGGGGTCAGCCGTGGGTCCGTGTACAGGCGCCGCACGTCCTCGTCGGTGTGCGCGGCGGCCACGGCGTCCAGGAGGGCGAGGTCGTCGGCCGGGAGCGGCTCGTCGCCGAACCCCGCCAGGGGCTGCCAGCCGTCCCAGGGCAGCGTCTCGACGCCGTTCCGGCAGGCCAGGTCGAGGACGAGGCTGCCCCGGACGAACCACATCCCGCGCAGGCTCTCGACGGACCAGAACCCGAACGTCTCCGGGTCCGCCTTCCCGGCCCGGCACGCCCGCCAGGCCTCGCCCGCCACGAGGAACCGGTCGCGCGGCACGTCCGGCGGGTCGAAGCCCAGGTCGCCGTAGGCCGGATGCAGGACCTGCGGGTCGACCAGCCGCCAACTCCCGTCCGGCAGACGGTACTCGGTGATCCAGTGGTCCTCGTGGAAGCCGTCGACGAAGTAGGTGCCGAAGCCGCCGCGGACCCGGGCGGGCGTGCCCGTGGCCCGCAGCAGCGACACGTGCAGCAGCGCGAAGTCCCGGCAGGTGCCCACGAACCGCTCCTCCGGCTCGCGCGCCTCGGTCAGCGGTGCGTCCCGGCGCTCACCCAGGATCCGCAGGATCTCGGTGACATAGCGGGACTCGGCGTCCTCGCGCAGCCGTTGCTCGGGGATGGCGTACCCCAGGCGCTGCCCGTCCCCCTGATGGATGATCACATCCCGTACGAGGTGGGCAAGTTGGTTTGGATCACTCGGCAGCCCGCTGACGTCCAGGTCTCCCGGATCGCTGTACGGCGTCTGCTTCAGGTAGAAGTCCTCCATGCCGCGGAACCCTGGAGCCTGCCCCAGGGGCAAGGTCAACCCGGCGGAACAGCTGTGCGAGGCTCGTCCCATGCGCTACATCATCATCGGGGCAGGAGCGGTCGGCGGCGTCATCGGCGGACGGCTCGCGGGCTCGGGGCACGAGGTCGTTCTGGTCGCGCGGGGTGCGCACTTCGAGTCCCTACGGGACCACGGACTGCGGCTCAGGGTGCCGGAGGGCGAGCTGACGCACCGGCTG of the Streptomyces sp. T12 genome contains:
- a CDS encoding DUF1697 domain-containing protein — its product is MTTTYAALLRGINVGGSRKVPMADLRTLMTGLGHDGVRTYLQSGQAVFTAGHGDEESLAAELASAIEKHFGFAVDVIVRDHAYLKAIADNCPFPAAELEPKQLHVTYFSAPVDAERFAEIDQAAYLPEEFRLGDRALYLYAPNGLGRSKLGEILSRPRLNKGLIATSRNWNTVVKLVEMTSD
- a CDS encoding nuclear transport factor 2 family protein; this encodes MTEHDSAVKAAIEGELRLLDPEVRRSPELLGSLLHPEFHEFGSSGRRWDWESTVSRLPVDTDPADRYVVTSEIRGVRLAPDLVHLTFDTEYNGRHAHRSSLWRRTGDGWQMYFHQGTPFSAEEE
- a CDS encoding transglutaminase-like domain-containing protein, which encodes MEDFYLKQTPYSDPGDLDVSGLPSDPNQLAHLVRDVIIHQGDGQRLGYAIPEQRLREDAESRYVTEILRILGERRDAPLTEAREPEERFVGTCRDFALLHVSLLRATGTPARVRGGFGTYFVDGFHEDHWITEYRLPDGSWRLVDPQVLHPAYGDLGFDPPDVPRDRFLVAGEAWRACRAGKADPETFGFWSVESLRGMWFVRGSLVLDLACRNGVETLPWDGWQPLAGFGDEPLPADDLALLDAVAAAHTDEDVRRLYTDPRLTPPREILSKSPGFGLRRVTLPQR